From the genome of Equus asinus isolate D_3611 breed Donkey chromosome 24, EquAss-T2T_v2, whole genome shotgun sequence, one region includes:
- the FOXO3 gene encoding forkhead box protein O3 isoform X2 produces MGRRRGKDRRSGVYLLDSRDSAEKNSIRHNLSLHSRFMRVQNEGTGKSSWWIINPDGGKSGKAPRRRAVSMDNSNKYTKSRGRAAKKKAALQTAPESADDSPSQLSKWPGSPTSRSSDELDAWTDFRSRTNSNASTVSGRLSPILASTELDDVQDDDAPLSPMLYSSSASLSPSVSKPCTVELPRLTDMAGTMNLNDGLADNLMEDLLDNITLPSSQPSPPGGLMQRSSSFPYTTKGSGLGSPTSSFNSTVFGPSSLNSLRQSPMQTIQENKPATFSSMSHYGNQTLQDLLTSDSLSHSDVMMTQSDPLMSQASTAVSAQNSRRNVMLRNDPMMSFAAQPNQGSLVNQNLLHHQHQTQGALGGSRALSNSVSNMGLSDSSSLGSAKHQQQSVSQSMQTLSDSLSGSSLYSTSANLPVMGHEKFPSDLDLDMFNGSLECDMESIIRSELMDADGLDFNFDSLISTQNVVGLNVGNFTGAKQASSQSWVPG; encoded by the coding sequence aaCTCTATCCGGCATAACCTGTCGCTGCACAGCCGGTTCATGCGGGTCCAGAACGAGGGGACGGGCAAGAGTTCTTGGTGGATCATCAACCCTGATGGGGGCAAGAGCGGGAAGGCACCACGGCGGCGAGCTGTCTCCATGGACAACAGCAACAAGTATACCAAGAGCCGTGGCCGCGCAGCCAAGAAGAAGGCAGCCCTGCAGACAGCCCCTGAGTCAGCAGATGACAGTCCCTCCCAGCTCTCCAAGTGGCCCGGCAGCCCCACGTCGCGCAGCAGCGATGAGCTGGATGCATGGACGGACTTCCGCTCACGCACCAATTCCAATGCCAGCACTGTCAGCGGCCGCCTGTCACCCATCCTGGCAAGCACAGAGTTGGATGACGTCCAGGATGATGATGCGCCGCTCTCCCCCATGCTCTATAGCAGCTCAGCCAGCCTGTCACCCTCTGTAAGCAAGCCATGCACCGTGGAGCTGCCACGGCTGACCGACATGGCGGGCACCATGAATCTGAATGATGGGCTGGCTGACAACCTCATGGAAGACCTGCTGGATAACATCACGCTCCCATCCTCCCAGCCATCGCCCCCTGGAGGGCTCATGCAGCGGAGCTCTAGCTTCCCATACACCACCAAGGGCTCCGgcctgggctctcccaccagctcCTTTAACAGCACGGTGTTTGGACCCTCGTCTCTGAATTCTCTGCGTCAGTCGCCCATGCAGACCATCCAAGAGAACAAGCCAGCTACCTTCTCTTCCATGTCACACTATGGCAACCAGACACTCCAGGACCTGCTCACTTCGGACTCACTCAGCCACAGTGATGTCATGATGACCCAGTCGGACCCCTTGATGTCTCAGGCCAGCACCGCTGTGTCCGCCCAGAACTCCCGCCGGAACGTGATGCTTCGCAACGACCCAATGATGTCCTTTGCCGCCCAGCCTAACCAAGGGAGTTTGGTCAATCAGAACTTGCTCCACCACCAGCACCAAACCCAGGGCGCTCTCGGTGGCAGCCGTGCCTTGTCGAATTCCGTCAGCAACATGGGCTTGAGCGACTCCAGCAGCCTTGGGTCAGCCAAACACCAGCAGCAGTCTGTCAGCCAGTCTATGCAAACCCTCTCAGACTCTCTCTCAGGCTCCTCCTTGTACTCAACTAGTGCAAACCTTCCCGTCATGGGCCATGAGAAGTTCCCCAGTGACTTGGACCTGGACATGTTCAATGGGAGCTTGGAATGTGACATGGAGTCCATTATCCGTAGTGAACTCATGGATGCTGATGGGTTGGATTTTAACTTTGATTCCCTCATCTCCACACAGAACGTTGTTGGTTTGAACGTGGGGAACTTCACTGGTGCTAAGCAGGCCTCATCTCAGAGCTGGGTGCCAGGCTGA
- the FOXO3 gene encoding forkhead box protein O3 isoform X3 — translation MRVQNEGTGKSSWWIINPDGGKSGKAPRRRAVSMDNSNKYTKSRGRAAKKKAALQTAPESADDSPSQLSKWPGSPTSRSSDELDAWTDFRSRTNSNASTVSGRLSPILASTELDDVQDDDAPLSPMLYSSSASLSPSVSKPCTVELPRLTDMAGTMNLNDGLADNLMEDLLDNITLPSSQPSPPGGLMQRSSSFPYTTKGSGLGSPTSSFNSTVFGPSSLNSLRQSPMQTIQENKPATFSSMSHYGNQTLQDLLTSDSLSHSDVMMTQSDPLMSQASTAVSAQNSRRNVMLRNDPMMSFAAQPNQGSLVNQNLLHHQHQTQGALGGSRALSNSVSNMGLSDSSSLGSAKHQQQSVSQSMQTLSDSLSGSSLYSTSANLPVMGHEKFPSDLDLDMFNGSLECDMESIIRSELMDADGLDFNFDSLISTQNVVGLNVGNFTGAKQASSQSWVPG, via the coding sequence ATGCGGGTCCAGAACGAGGGGACGGGCAAGAGTTCTTGGTGGATCATCAACCCTGATGGGGGCAAGAGCGGGAAGGCACCACGGCGGCGAGCTGTCTCCATGGACAACAGCAACAAGTATACCAAGAGCCGTGGCCGCGCAGCCAAGAAGAAGGCAGCCCTGCAGACAGCCCCTGAGTCAGCAGATGACAGTCCCTCCCAGCTCTCCAAGTGGCCCGGCAGCCCCACGTCGCGCAGCAGCGATGAGCTGGATGCATGGACGGACTTCCGCTCACGCACCAATTCCAATGCCAGCACTGTCAGCGGCCGCCTGTCACCCATCCTGGCAAGCACAGAGTTGGATGACGTCCAGGATGATGATGCGCCGCTCTCCCCCATGCTCTATAGCAGCTCAGCCAGCCTGTCACCCTCTGTAAGCAAGCCATGCACCGTGGAGCTGCCACGGCTGACCGACATGGCGGGCACCATGAATCTGAATGATGGGCTGGCTGACAACCTCATGGAAGACCTGCTGGATAACATCACGCTCCCATCCTCCCAGCCATCGCCCCCTGGAGGGCTCATGCAGCGGAGCTCTAGCTTCCCATACACCACCAAGGGCTCCGgcctgggctctcccaccagctcCTTTAACAGCACGGTGTTTGGACCCTCGTCTCTGAATTCTCTGCGTCAGTCGCCCATGCAGACCATCCAAGAGAACAAGCCAGCTACCTTCTCTTCCATGTCACACTATGGCAACCAGACACTCCAGGACCTGCTCACTTCGGACTCACTCAGCCACAGTGATGTCATGATGACCCAGTCGGACCCCTTGATGTCTCAGGCCAGCACCGCTGTGTCCGCCCAGAACTCCCGCCGGAACGTGATGCTTCGCAACGACCCAATGATGTCCTTTGCCGCCCAGCCTAACCAAGGGAGTTTGGTCAATCAGAACTTGCTCCACCACCAGCACCAAACCCAGGGCGCTCTCGGTGGCAGCCGTGCCTTGTCGAATTCCGTCAGCAACATGGGCTTGAGCGACTCCAGCAGCCTTGGGTCAGCCAAACACCAGCAGCAGTCTGTCAGCCAGTCTATGCAAACCCTCTCAGACTCTCTCTCAGGCTCCTCCTTGTACTCAACTAGTGCAAACCTTCCCGTCATGGGCCATGAGAAGTTCCCCAGTGACTTGGACCTGGACATGTTCAATGGGAGCTTGGAATGTGACATGGAGTCCATTATCCGTAGTGAACTCATGGATGCTGATGGGTTGGATTTTAACTTTGATTCCCTCATCTCCACACAGAACGTTGTTGGTTTGAACGTGGGGAACTTCACTGGTGCTAAGCAGGCCTCATCTCAGAGCTGGGTGCCAGGCTGA